The Chitinophaga sp. H8 region CAAATCCCAGAAACAAGCCAATGAATACATCTGCCATCATTAAAAAGAAGCCGAGGAAAATCGTACGCATAATCTTTACAAAAAAAGATACCAGCTGCATATTGAGTTTATATTCCTCAGATGGCTGCTCTTCCTGTTCTTGCCCTATTTTTTTCTCTTCCTCTGCCATACACTAAAGTTTAGGTATATATTGTTTCAATTATTCCGCTCCGTTTAATCTCTATTAAATTCCTGCCGGTAAATACCACTACTAAGGTAAACAAAGCCTCAACAGATCCGTACTATCTCCTTTAAATACATTAAAATCTACTGTTGTTTTAATGCCATTCACCCGCCCAATATCACTATGTTGCCAGAAAACCCACTTCCGGTCCAACCTAGGCCGCTCTTTCTGATAATAATGCGCAATCCATAATGGATAATCATCAAATTCATCTCCCAGGTAAGTCAGGTAAAACTTTAGGTTAGTATAAATGATAGGCTTAACCCCATAGACTTTTTCCATCTCTTCCAGCCATATTTTAGCGGTACTCCGGATCACTGCGGCTGGCTGGTTATTATGCACTTCGATATCCAGTACAGGAGGAAGGTCGCCAGTCTCTAACTGCACTACATTTCTAAAGTTGATAGCCTGTTTGATAGGATCACGGGTAGAATAAAAAAAATGGTAGGCCCCTCTGGTTACCCCCGCTTGCTTTGCTTTTTCCCAATTTCGCTTAAAAGCATCGTCCTGGCGGGTAATCCCTTCTGTAGCCTTAATAAAGGCAAAAGAAATCCTGATATTCTCCACCTGCATCTGTTTTACTGCATGCCAGTTGATATCCTTCTGAAATTTTGAAACATCAATACCATGCACCTGGTAATTAACCGGCATATCAATACCAAACTCTTCATACCGCATAAACCTAAGCTCTTCCTGCCGGTGACTCCACCATATATATGCCCCAATGGTACATCCCATCAATAAAACTAAAATCAGTGAATTACGCCAGGCTTTTTTAATTCTTATTATCACTATACGTAGTTTTCAGTTAACAACTGACCATTTAACAGCCCCAGCTCCTTTCACAAGCAGGCGACTCACTGCCACAAAGATATAAACATCAGATTATCAGATCATTTTATTGGCAATTATAGGGCAATATTGTCAATTTGAGGCACTGTAAGGATACTACTTCCTGAAAACGATACTCTTCCCATAATAAGCAGCGGAAATCCTGATTTCTCAAATCGGATGCGCATAACATACATAGTTATATTACTTTTACAATGACTAGTGATTTTTAATATGCCGGATTTTAACTTAAATGACTCACTGAATTTCTTTTCTAAATTCACTTTCCGCCGGGGATGGAATGCCGGAAAAGTGCTGGCCAGCTATTATGCCAGTAAATTAACCGGAAAACCAGTTCAATGGGGATACCCTATCTCCATTTCATTTGAGCCAACTACTTCCTGTAATCTTCGTTGCCCGGAATGCCCCAGTGGATTAAGGGCTTTTACACGGCCTACAGGCATGCTGGAGCAGGATTTTTTCCGCAAAACAATTGATGAAATTTCCAAAGAACTTTTATACCTCATCTTTTACTTTCAGGGAGAACCTTATCTCAATACCGGGTTTCTTGATATGGTAAAGTATGCTGCTGATAAGGGCATTTATACCGCAACGTCTACCAATGCCCACTATCTTACCGACGCCAATGCCCGTAAAACAGTGGAAAGTGGCCTGGACAGGCTTATTATATCTATAGACGGGACTACCCAGGATGTGTATACCCAGTATCGCGTAGGTGGGCATCTGGATAAAGTAATACAAGGCGCTAAAAATATTGTGAAATGGAAAAAAGAATTGAATTCTACCAAGCCTTTCGTGTTTTTCCAGTTCCTGGTGGTAAAACCCAATGAACATCAGATTGAAGATATTAAGAAACTGGCAGCGGAAATTGGAGTAGACCAGGTACGTTTTAAAACTGCCCAGGTATATGATTATGAAGAAGGGAATAAGCTGATTCCTACTATTGATAAATACTCCCGCTATCATCGTAATGATGATGGTACCTATGCCATTAAAAACAAGTTGGGCAATCATTGCTGGAGGCTCTGGCACTCTCCTGTTATTACATGGGACGGGCTCGTGGTTCCCTGCTGTTTTGATAAGGATGCACAACACCGGCTGGGCGACCTCAAAAAGGAATCATTCAAAAAATTGTGGCATAATAAGGAATACATCCATTTCCGCTCCCAAATCCTGGAAACGCGTAAGAATATTGATATCTGTGCTAATTGCAGTGAGGGAACCAAAGTTTGGGGCTAGCTGGGCAAGGCTTTAATGTCAGGAGCTGGGTATAAAAACGCAATGGGGAGTTATAAAGGTAATTGGCTAATTAACTTACTAATAACTTAAAATACCACAGGTATTCGCTCCTCAGGATGCCTGTGGTTCTTTTTTCTTTTTCTTCCGGCCCGTAAATTTATTGAACAGGTTGATCCCCAATTGCACTCCCACAAATTCAAGGGCAGTCATTAATGCGGTGGTACCAAAGCTCTTCAGTTTACCACTTTCCCAGGCCATCTTCGCTACCCTCCCAGCTATATTCAGTACACTGCTATGTTTGGCACTGCCAGGTATAACCGCATTCAGGGCCATCTTTTTATAATTGTCCTTAAAAAAATCAACCCGGTCGCCCAGTTCATTTTCTAACTCACGGGTACGATTTTTTAACCTGGCAATTTCCAGTTCCAGTGTTTCAAAATTGGTGACTTTCACCTTTCGCATGAGTATAGATTTATCATTTATTAATTTTCTTTAGAAATGGGTTCCTGCTCAAATTGTCCGGTATGCTGATGGGTGTCGTTCTCTTCTATTTCTTCTACTAGCTCAGATATTAATAGCTTTGCCAATGGCCTTTGTATAAGTGCCTTACGAAAAATAAGAATGGACAGGAATAACAGCACAAAAAGTCCAGCAGCACAGGAAAACCCTATCGTAAAGCTTCCTGTTTGTTCCCCTATCCAGAATCCTACCACCATACCTAAAAATACAATGACAAAGAAGAACAACAGGAAAGCCATCATTAATGAAAAGAAAAGCCCCAAGGCTTTTGATAGCTTTCCTGCTGCCTGAAGCTTGATAAGGTCCAAACGGGTTTCCAGGTACTCCCGGGCTATTTTACCGGTTTGATTAAAATAATTGCCGAAATTATCTTCCATGCAAATGAATTTAGTGCAATAGGGGGATTATGCCAGCTCATTGTCCAGCTCAGCTTCAAATTGTTCTTTTTTCTTATTGAACTTCTCTTTTAATTTGTCGGCCTGATATTTTAAGCGGTCTACCAGCTCATCCTTCTTGTCAGAATTCAGGAAATAACCAACGGCTACGCCTACAGCGGCGCCTACAATAAATGAAACTACTGCTTTTGAACTGTTGCTCATAATATTATTTTTTAAAGATGAAGAATAAGGGTTTCCTTAAACGGTATCAATAGGGACACAAACATTATTCCAACAATTACCAATTGTCACAAATTTAACCTTTCTCTGCCATATGCTCATAGAACAAGTAAGTTATCCGTTTGTTCAGCAACATATTGTCATACTGCCATTGGCCCTGTTTTTGTCATTCACTTAAAATCATGTAGGTTTGATATACACCTAGATGCTTCCTATTTATGAGCTTAATTGATAATGACCGCCTAAAGCAGATTGCTTTTTTACTGATCATTGTTTTACTGGGGATATTACTTTTCCTTGAACTGTATACTTTTTTCCCCGGTTTCCTGGGAGCCATTACTTTGTATATTCTGTGCCGGAAATGGATGTTCCGCCTGGTAGAAGACCGGAAATGGAAAAGTAACCTGGCCGCTGCCCTGCTCATGATTCTTTCCTTCTTGATCATTTTAATGCCTATCGGCATGCTGGTAAATATGCTGATGACCAAGGCCAGCTATGCGGCAGAACATTCTTCGGAACTCATAAAAGGTATCAAAACAGTAGCTGGTAAATTAGAGGAAGGCACCGGCATTAACCTGTTTTCTGAGAATCATTTGCGAAAGCTGCAGGAAGGTATTACCGGTGTATTACCAGGGTTCCTGGGAGCTACCTTTAACACACTTACAGCAATTGCCATCATGTACTTTATCCTGTACTTCATGCTGGTAAATGGCCGGAAGATGGAAGCTACCCTATACGAATATATTCCGCTGAAAGACGAAAATGTCATGAGACTGGGCACCGAATTCAAAAGCCTGGTATTTGCCAACGCAGTTGTAATTCCGTTGATTGCTGTTGTACAAGGAATTGTTTCGCTGATCGGCTATTTCATTTTTGGTGTTCCGCAACCGGTTTTCTGGTTTGTTGTTACCTGCTTTACGGCCATGCTACCGGTTGTGGGGGCTGCTGCAGTATATGTCCCAATGGGCGTTTTTATGATAGCTGCGGGGGATACCTGGCAAGGGGTAGCTGTACTGGTATATGGCTTTGGGGTAGTAGGGACTTCAGATAATATCTTTCGTTTTATGCTGGCTAAGAAAATAGCAGATGTACATCCACTGATTACCATTTTTGGTGTACTCGCCGGCGTTAGTTTATTTGGATTTATTGGCCTTATTTTCGGGCCATTACTGATATCCATGTTTATACTCCTGCTGGAAATATATTCCAATGAATACCTGGTAAAAAAGCGGGAGGTAAAAGTATTCAGGTAAACTCCTCTATTTATAGTAATTGTTTGCTGCAATATATGCCACTACTTCATCAGGCACAAGGAAGCGTATAGACTTATCTTCCTTGATCCACTGCCGAATACTGGTAGAAGAAATATCCAGTAAGGGGGCATCCAGCACCTCTACCCGTGCGCCGTATGTTTCCTTTATTTCATGTCCGGGCCTGCGGTATACATAAAAAGGATAGTGTTTTACCAGATGCTGATAATTTTTCCAACGCGAAATATTCTGGAAACTGTCACTTCCCATAATTATTGTAAACTGTTGTGTTGGAAATTTTTCAGAAAGATAGGCTAGTGTATCAACCGTAAAAGAAGGACGTGGCAATGAAAATTCTATATTACTGGCACGTAACCGTGGCTCATCTTTTACAGCCAGCTCCACCAGATGAAAACGGTGATGTTCGTTCAACAAAGTAGAGGACGGTTTCAATGGATTTTGTGGTGATACTACCAACCAAACTTTATCAAGGTCTGTATGATAAGCTACATAATTAGCAATAATCAGGTGACCGATATGTATAGGATTAAATGACCCGAAATATAAGCCTATCTTCATGTTTCATTGTATAGTTAGCCAATGGCCTCAGCAATTAATGGTGTAAAAGTAGGAAATAATACTTTAGCTGTCAGCTTTTGCTTATTCACCGTTAACTTCCACATTAATCGCTTTAAGTGGCTCCGGATGGAGGGTAATCTGCCGCAATCAAACAATATGGCAGATGAATATATAAACAGCCAGGCTTTTACAAGCTGCTATTCCACCGGCTTAAACTGTTCAAATACATGGCCGCATTGTTTACAATAATGGATGGCACGACAAAGGGTAGAGCCAAAGGGGGAACGCAAATAGGTGTTTGCACTGTTGCAGTGCGGGCATGCGGTATGCAACATAATTTCCGCAGACACATTCCCGTTATGCACCTGAGGTGGGGCAATCCCAAAATTTTTCAGCTTCTCCTTAGCAGCGTCAGACATCCGGTTGCTTTCCCAATGCACAGTCTTATCTATCTCTACAACTACTTTTATTCCCAGGTCATTGCCTACAATCGTACTAATTTGCTGCTGTATATAACTGACCGCAGGACAAGCGGCAAAAGTGGGGATCATTTTAATAAGTGCTCCGGTTTCATCCAATTCTACACTGGTGATCATCCCCAGATCTATGACACTCAATACCGGGATTTCCGGATCCATTACCTGTTCCAGGGAGTTATAAATATCAAGTATGGTAATTGTGGCTGACATGATTCAATTTTTACCAGCTGGCTTCCGCATCCATTTTAAATACTTCTGCCATTTCCAGCAACAGCGGGTGTAAATGCTCCGTGTGAAACCCATACCGGCCACCATAGGCAGGCATAATAGTATCCATGTCCGGCAGATTAAGGGAAGCTCTTACTAATACCGGATATATTCTTTCCAGCCATCGCTCATACAATACCTTTTCACCGGGATAAATATGCGCTGCTATTAATGCCTCTTCGTCTTCCTGCGATGGCTCAAAAATACCAGCCGCCAGTGAAATGCAGGTATTCAGTGCCGTCTGCATCCTGTTATAGCTTTCTTCATTTGCATTACTGAGCTGTATGATCCAGGCATTGGCATGCAGGGTATGATATTTTAATTCCCCTTTCAGCTTTTTACTTAGCTGCTGAAATGGTTCAAAGCTACTTTGTAACAGGCTTTCATATCTGACCGTTTCGGCATGATCAAATAAGAAATGACGCATCAGGCTAAAATCATACTCACTATTAGGCATCTCTACCAGATGACAGCATTTAAATGCCTTTTCATCACGCAAAAAAGCAAACTTGTCCGGATCCTCTCCTCCCAATTCTTCCTGTAGTATACGATACAATGCCCAGGCATGTCCTATTTTATCCTGCGCCATGGAAGAAAATGCAATATCTTCTTCCATAATAGGACCCAATCCGGTCCATTCAGAATTACGATGCCCCAGTATCAGTGCATCATCCGCCATTTTTATAATCAGTTGGGCTATTCCCTGCCTTATTGTTGTTTCCATGTTGCAGCGTTGCAGTTTTCTTTGTACTAAACAGATTTTATCATACCTCCTGGGAGCCAGGTACCTGCTTATTGGCGTTTTTGAATTTATTAATTTTGTCCATCACTTTAAACCCGCTGGCATCCCGGTATGTTTTTTCCAGGTTGTTGGCAAACATATCCTCGTCTTCCACATCAAATGCCAGAATATCGGCACTCCGTACCACCCAAAGGTTTACACACTTTTTACGGCGGCCAAACTGTTCTTTGGCAAAAACCAGTGCCAACTGAGGATCTGGTGCGTGTACACAACCTACATGCTCATGGTGCGCTCCCCTTTTTTCCTGGTGAAACACTTCATAAACATTCCAGTTTTCACCTTCCGTTACTTTTATAATCTCTCCGGTATTACCCAGTTTTAATCTGTTTACACGCGGATCTAAAGATGCATTTATCATTGTGTTACTGGATATGAATTAACA contains the following coding sequences:
- a CDS encoding glycoside hydrolase family 25 protein, giving the protein MIIRIKKAWRNSLILVLLMGCTIGAYIWWSHRQEELRFMRYEEFGIDMPVNYQVHGIDVSKFQKDINWHAVKQMQVENIRISFAFIKATEGITRQDDAFKRNWEKAKQAGVTRGAYHFFYSTRDPIKQAINFRNVVQLETGDLPPVLDIEVHNNQPAAVIRSTAKIWLEEMEKVYGVKPIIYTNLKFYLTYLGDEFDDYPLWIAHYYQKERPRLDRKWVFWQHSDIGRVNGIKTTVDFNVFKGDSTDLLRLCLP
- a CDS encoding SPASM domain-containing protein, translated to MPDFNLNDSLNFFSKFTFRRGWNAGKVLASYYASKLTGKPVQWGYPISISFEPTTSCNLRCPECPSGLRAFTRPTGMLEQDFFRKTIDEISKELLYLIFYFQGEPYLNTGFLDMVKYAADKGIYTATSTNAHYLTDANARKTVESGLDRLIISIDGTTQDVYTQYRVGGHLDKVIQGAKNIVKWKKELNSTKPFVFFQFLVVKPNEHQIEDIKKLAAEIGVDQVRFKTAQVYDYEEGNKLIPTIDKYSRYHRNDDGTYAIKNKLGNHCWRLWHSPVITWDGLVVPCCFDKDAQHRLGDLKKESFKKLWHNKEYIHFRSQILETRKNIDICANCSEGTKVWG
- a CDS encoding YtxH domain-containing protein, with the translated sequence MSNSSKAVVSFIVGAAVGVAVGYFLNSDKKDELVDRLKYQADKLKEKFNKKKEQFEAELDNELA
- a CDS encoding AI-2E family transporter — translated: MSLIDNDRLKQIAFLLIIVLLGILLFLELYTFFPGFLGAITLYILCRKWMFRLVEDRKWKSNLAAALLMILSFLIILMPIGMLVNMLMTKASYAAEHSSELIKGIKTVAGKLEEGTGINLFSENHLRKLQEGITGVLPGFLGATFNTLTAIAIMYFILYFMLVNGRKMEATLYEYIPLKDENVMRLGTEFKSLVFANAVVIPLIAVVQGIVSLIGYFIFGVPQPVFWFVVTCFTAMLPVVGAAAVYVPMGVFMIAAGDTWQGVAVLVYGFGVVGTSDNIFRFMLAKKIADVHPLITIFGVLAGVSLFGFIGLIFGPLLISMFILLLEIYSNEYLVKKREVKVFR
- the nadD gene encoding nicotinate (nicotinamide) nucleotide adenylyltransferase, with translation MKIGLYFGSFNPIHIGHLIIANYVAYHTDLDKVWLVVSPQNPLKPSSTLLNEHHRFHLVELAVKDEPRLRASNIEFSLPRPSFTVDTLAYLSEKFPTQQFTIIMGSDSFQNISRWKNYQHLVKHYPFYVYRRPGHEIKETYGARVEVLDAPLLDISSTSIRQWIKEDKSIRFLVPDEVVAYIAANNYYK
- the paaD gene encoding 1,2-phenylacetyl-CoA epoxidase subunit PaaD, giving the protein MSATITILDIYNSLEQVMDPEIPVLSVIDLGMITSVELDETGALIKMIPTFAACPAVSYIQQQISTIVGNDLGIKVVVEIDKTVHWESNRMSDAAKEKLKNFGIAPPQVHNGNVSAEIMLHTACPHCNSANTYLRSPFGSTLCRAIHYCKQCGHVFEQFKPVE
- the paaC gene encoding 1,2-phenylacetyl-CoA epoxidase subunit PaaC, whose amino-acid sequence is METTIRQGIAQLIIKMADDALILGHRNSEWTGLGPIMEEDIAFSSMAQDKIGHAWALYRILQEELGGEDPDKFAFLRDEKAFKCCHLVEMPNSEYDFSLMRHFLFDHAETVRYESLLQSSFEPFQQLSKKLKGELKYHTLHANAWIIQLSNANEESYNRMQTALNTCISLAAGIFEPSQEDEEALIAAHIYPGEKVLYERWLERIYPVLVRASLNLPDMDTIMPAYGGRYGFHTEHLHPLLLEMAEVFKMDAEASW